The genome window TTACTCGCTTGACTCCGCTTTGTGGCGAAGTAATCCATTCCATTTCTGTGGAATGAATCGCCACGCGTTCGGAAAAATCAGCGTTAACCAACATAAATTTGTAGTCAAGTGAGACGCTGGCACAAATGCGCCAGCGTTAGGTTTTTTAATTTTCGAGTGCTGAAAAGGCGTCCAATACGCGAGCGGAATAGGTAACTGCCGCGCCCGCGTTCAGTGCTATCGCAACGCCCAGCGCCTCAGCAATCTCTTCTCTTGACGCGCCATGTTTCACTGCTGCTTGGGTGTGCACCGCAATACATCCGTCGCAACGCGTTGTAACAGCGACCGCTAGTGCGATCAACTCATGCATCTTGGGTTCAAGATGACCTGTTTTTATTCCGGCGGTCTCCATCACTTGCAAGCCGCGTACGGTATCAGGGCTTAATTTTGCAAATTCACCGACGCGAGCCAAGAGTTGGTCTCTGTAGTTATTCCAGTCCATGATCATTATTTTCTCCCGTTTAAATGCGGCCAGCGGTCACGCCGCCATCAACCGGCAGAACAGTGCCAGTAATCCAGGACGCGCTTGACGAGGCAAGAAACAACATTGCTTCCGCAACGTCGGCTGGCTGACCATTGCGTCCCAACGGATGAAAAGCGTTAAATGACGGC of Janthinobacterium sp. Marseille contains these proteins:
- a CDS encoding carboxymuconolactone decarboxylase family protein, which codes for MIMDWNNYRDQLLARVGEFAKLSPDTVRGLQVMETAGIKTGHLEPKMHELIALAVAVTTRCDGCIAVHTQAAVKHGASREEIAEALGVAIALNAGAAVTYSARVLDAFSALEN